The proteins below come from a single Comamonas antarctica genomic window:
- the hemL gene encoding glutamate-1-semialdehyde 2,1-aminomutase, with translation MTPNTDLNLPLFERAKAVIPGGVNSPVRAFNAVGGTPRFVQRAQGAYFWDANAQQFTDYIGSWGPMILGHGHPEVLAAVQQAALDGFSFGAPTEREVTLAEKLIALLPSMEMVRLVSSGTEATMSAIRLARGFTGRKKIIKFNGCYHGHSDALLVKAGSGLATFGNATSAGVTLEAVQDTLVLEYNDIAQLEEAFQLYGEQLACVMIEPIAGNMNFVRASAEFTRRIRELCSQHGALLVYDEVMTGFRVALGCAQSVYAKQIPGFAPDITVLGKVIGGGMPMAAFGARREIMEKLSPLGPVYQAGTLSGNPIATACGLKTLELISQPGFHDKLGRQTGRLMAGLAQAAHEAGLPFSTDYEGGLFGFFFLPELPTTYAEVMRTDGQRFNKFYHGMLERGHYFAPALYEAGFVSAAHTDADIDQTIEAARAVFKTL, from the coding sequence ATGACACCAAACACTGACCTGAATCTTCCCTTGTTCGAACGCGCCAAGGCCGTGATCCCCGGCGGCGTGAATTCCCCCGTGCGCGCCTTCAACGCCGTCGGCGGCACGCCGCGCTTCGTGCAGCGCGCCCAGGGCGCGTATTTCTGGGATGCCAACGCGCAGCAGTTCACCGACTACATCGGCTCCTGGGGCCCGATGATCCTGGGCCACGGCCATCCCGAAGTGCTGGCCGCGGTGCAGCAGGCCGCGCTCGACGGCTTCAGCTTCGGCGCGCCGACCGAGCGCGAGGTCACGCTGGCCGAGAAGCTGATCGCACTGCTGCCGTCGATGGAAATGGTGCGCCTGGTCAGCTCCGGCACCGAGGCCACGATGAGCGCCATCCGCCTGGCGCGCGGCTTCACCGGCCGCAAGAAGATCATCAAGTTCAACGGCTGCTACCACGGCCACTCCGACGCGCTGCTGGTCAAGGCCGGCTCGGGCCTGGCCACCTTCGGCAATGCCACCAGCGCGGGCGTCACGCTCGAAGCCGTGCAAGACACCCTGGTGCTCGAGTACAACGACATCGCCCAGCTCGAAGAAGCCTTCCAGCTCTACGGCGAGCAGCTGGCCTGCGTGATGATCGAGCCGATTGCCGGCAACATGAACTTCGTGCGCGCCAGCGCAGAGTTCACGCGCCGCATCCGTGAGCTGTGCTCGCAGCATGGCGCGCTGCTGGTCTACGACGAGGTCATGACCGGCTTTCGCGTCGCGCTGGGCTGTGCGCAAAGCGTGTACGCGAAGCAGATCCCCGGTTTCGCGCCCGACATCACGGTGCTGGGCAAGGTGATCGGCGGCGGCATGCCGATGGCCGCGTTCGGCGCGCGCCGCGAGATCATGGAAAAGCTCTCGCCGCTGGGCCCGGTCTACCAGGCCGGCACGCTGTCGGGCAATCCCATCGCCACGGCCTGCGGCCTGAAGACACTGGAGCTCATCAGCCAGCCCGGCTTCCATGACAAGCTGGGCCGCCAGACCGGCCGCCTGATGGCGGGCCTGGCGCAAGCCGCGCACGAAGCCGGCCTGCCCTTCAGCACCGATTACGAAGGCGGGCTGTTCGGCTTCTTCTTCCTGCCCGAACTGCCCACCACCTATGCCGAGGTGATGCGCACCGACGGCCAGCGCTTCAACAAGTTCTACCACGGCATGCTCGAGCGCGGCCACTACTTCGCGCCCGCGCTGTACGAGGCCGGCTTTGTCAGTGCGGCGCATACCGACGCCGACATCGACCAGACCATCGAGGCCGCGCGCGCGGTGTTCAAGACCTTGTAA
- the thiD gene encoding bifunctional hydroxymethylpyrimidine kinase/phosphomethylpyrimidine kinase has product MATTPTPTSEPETEDLEVAQPVCVLIFNANDPSGAGGLTADITTIASVGGHPLGVVTGTYVRDTSRIFEHHSFADDCIDEQARAVLQDFPVRAIKVGFAGSPENLAVIAEISSDYPELPIISYMPELSWWSDDKLDQYLDAFRELVLPQTSVLVGNHSTLWRWLLPDWDASRSPSARDLAIAAEEVGVPYVLVTGIPLPDQFLDNVLSTHHAVLASHRFEMFDGSFIGAGDTLSSALTALVASGNDLISATQESLEYLDHSLDNGFRPGMGHFLPDRMFWAQPEDDELDAEAADGAAAPAPAAPSGRSINEPMPLEGFVMPPHDTKH; this is encoded by the coding sequence ATGGCAACCACTCCCACCCCCACTTCCGAGCCGGAAACCGAAGACCTCGAGGTCGCGCAGCCGGTGTGCGTGCTGATCTTCAACGCCAACGACCCCAGCGGCGCGGGGGGCCTCACCGCCGACATCACCACCATTGCCTCGGTCGGCGGCCACCCGCTGGGCGTCGTCACGGGCACCTATGTGCGCGACACCTCGCGCATTTTCGAGCACCACAGCTTTGCCGACGACTGCATCGACGAGCAGGCCCGCGCGGTGCTCCAGGACTTTCCCGTACGCGCGATCAAGGTCGGCTTCGCGGGCAGCCCCGAGAACCTCGCGGTCATCGCCGAGATCTCCTCCGACTACCCCGAGCTGCCCATCATCAGCTACATGCCCGAGCTGTCGTGGTGGAGCGACGACAAGCTCGACCAGTACCTCGATGCGTTCCGCGAACTGGTGCTGCCGCAGACTTCCGTGTTGGTCGGAAACCACAGCACGCTGTGGCGTTGGCTGCTGCCCGACTGGGACGCCAGCCGCAGCCCCAGCGCGCGCGACCTGGCCATCGCCGCCGAGGAAGTCGGCGTGCCCTATGTGCTCGTGACCGGCATTCCGCTGCCCGACCAGTTTCTCGACAACGTGTTGTCGACCCATCACGCGGTGCTGGCCAGCCACCGCTTCGAGATGTTCGACGGTTCGTTCATCGGCGCCGGCGACACCCTGTCGTCGGCGCTCACGGCGCTGGTGGCCAGCGGCAACGACCTGATCAGCGCGACGCAGGAATCGCTCGAATACCTCGACCACAGCCTGGACAACGGCTTTCGCCCCGGCATGGGCCATTTCCTGCCGGACCGCATGTTCTGGGCCCAGCCCGAAGACGATGAACTCGATGCCGAGGCCGCTGACGGCGCCGCCGCGCCCGCGCCCGCCGCCCCCTCCGGCCGCTCGATCAATGAACCAATGCCCCTCGAGGGCTTTGTGATGCCTCCCCATGACACCAAACACTGA
- a CDS encoding rubredoxin, with amino-acid sequence MCLICGWLYHEELGCPEHGIPAQTRWEDVPMNWTCPECAARKEDFEMVEI; translated from the coding sequence ATGTGTTTGATCTGCGGCTGGCTTTACCACGAGGAGCTGGGCTGTCCGGAGCATGGCATTCCCGCGCAGACGCGCTGGGAAGACGTACCGATGAACTGGACCTGTCCAGAATGCGCCGCCCGCAAGGAAGACTTCGAGATGGTTGAAATTTGA
- a CDS encoding response regulator — MTTTADAPIKVLVVDDSNTIRRSAEIFLRQGGYEVLLADDGYDALAKVNDHQPQLIFCDILMPRLDGYQTCAIIKRNARYSDTPVVMLSSKDGVFDKARGRMVGCQEYLTKPFTKDQLLQAVRQFGKISEGAM; from the coding sequence GTGACAACAACAGCGGACGCACCCATCAAGGTGCTGGTGGTGGACGACAGCAACACCATCCGGCGCAGTGCCGAAATCTTCCTGCGCCAGGGCGGCTATGAAGTGCTTCTGGCCGACGACGGCTATGACGCGCTGGCCAAGGTCAACGACCACCAGCCGCAGCTGATCTTCTGCGACATCCTGATGCCCCGGCTCGATGGCTACCAGACCTGCGCCATCATCAAGCGCAATGCGCGCTACTCCGACACCCCGGTGGTCATGCTCTCGTCCAAGGACGGGGTCTTCGACAAGGCCCGGGGCCGCATGGTCGGCTGCCAGGAGTATCTGACCAAACCGTTTACCAAAGACCAGTTGCTGCAGGCCGTGCGGCAGTTCGGCAAGATTTCCGAAGGAGCGATGTGA
- a CDS encoding response regulator, whose product MAVQKVLVVDDSKTELMFLTDLLQKKGLQVRCAENGEQALRSLAEEKPDLILMDVVMPGQNGFQLTRAITRDPQYADVPIIMCTSKSQETDRVWGLRQGARAYITKPVDPAELQAKIDALG is encoded by the coding sequence ATGGCTGTGCAGAAGGTGCTGGTGGTGGACGACTCCAAGACCGAACTGATGTTCCTGACCGACCTGCTGCAGAAGAAGGGCCTGCAGGTGCGCTGCGCCGAAAACGGCGAGCAGGCCCTGCGCAGCCTGGCCGAGGAAAAGCCCGACCTGATCCTGATGGACGTGGTCATGCCCGGCCAGAACGGCTTCCAGCTCACGCGCGCCATCACGCGCGATCCGCAGTACGCCGATGTGCCGATCATCATGTGCACCAGCAAGAGCCAGGAGACCGACCGCGTCTGGGGCCTGCGCCAGGGCGCGCGCGCCTACATCACCAAACCCGTGGATCCGGCGGAGCTGCAGGCCAAGATCGACGCGCTCGGCTGA
- a CDS encoding chemotaxis protein CheW, which yields MANREALRQLHARLAARLQQARSEGVASARWLAVEAGGRRYLMPLAHAGEIFPWSGVLRVPYTRPWLLGVANLRGTLAAVVDFPGLLGQDVARTEMSLADASLLAFNPALEVHAALLVDRLLGLRGAQDFTGMQDAAADAPAYLGATYVDEAGDDWREIDLRHLAQDPGFLHIRA from the coding sequence ATGGCAAACCGTGAAGCCCTGAGGCAATTGCATGCGCGGCTGGCCGCGCGTCTGCAGCAAGCACGCAGCGAAGGCGTGGCCAGCGCGCGCTGGCTGGCCGTCGAGGCCGGCGGCCGCCGCTACCTGATGCCGCTGGCACATGCGGGCGAGATCTTTCCCTGGTCGGGCGTGCTGCGCGTGCCCTATACCCGGCCCTGGCTGCTGGGCGTGGCCAACCTGCGCGGCACACTGGCCGCGGTGGTCGATTTCCCCGGCCTGCTCGGGCAGGACGTGGCGCGCACCGAGATGTCGCTGGCCGATGCCAGCCTGCTGGCGTTCAATCCCGCGCTCGAGGTGCATGCGGCGCTGCTCGTCGACCGCTTGCTGGGGCTGCGCGGCGCGCAGGATTTCACCGGCATGCAGGATGCAGCCGCCGACGCGCCCGCCTACCTGGGCGCGACCTATGTCGATGAAGCCGGCGACGACTGGCGCGAAATCGACCTGCGCCATCTCGCGCAAGACCCTGGATTCCTCCATATCCGTGCCTGA
- a CDS encoding methyl-accepting chemotaxis protein → MSFAQKFGTLFARRSEGRGAAQDELPDSAAPSSLYGDNSLAAAAGEPPRDADRVALPLLGSANAAQQQRRLLILLALGVVLLALMAGWLLQQSERSAQQLAANGQALMQSQRLAKSASQAMTGNGPAFDGVQESAGVLARSVRALAGGDAGLGVQPLGGEYAPALAEITPLMERAESGAQKVLAQRQVLTQVGDALRAVNRQSSELLEVAETVASLKLQQGASPAEISAAGQLVMLTQRIGKSANEFQTAEGVSPEAVFLLGKDLNSFKEITESLLNGNAELRLPATRDAQTREQLQALIALYEQTRTGASAILGNLQGLVAAREGQTTINNDSEALRRALEGLQTQLRETAGLGAGQFALLALLGLFVLLCGVGISRVQLADSRNRQGAAELQQRDARRQEHEARRVNDANQAAILRLMNELQSVAEGDLTQEATVTEDITGAIADSVNYTVEELRVLVGSVQNTATRVAQTTAQVDSKSTELLAASTEQLREIRETGRSVLDMATRINEVSAQAQESAAVARQSLQAADQGLKAVQNTIGGMNSIRDQIQDTSKRIKRLGESSQEIGEITELISDITEQTNVLALNAAIQAASAGEAGRGFSVVAEEVQRLAERSADATRQISVLVKAIQTDTQDAVAAMERSTQGVVQGAQLSDTAGTALSEIDSVSRRLAELIEQISQSTSREADLANGVADNIQHIFVVTEQTGEGTRSTAQQVRELSHMAEELRQSVARFKIA, encoded by the coding sequence ATGTCTTTTGCCCAGAAATTTGGAACCCTGTTTGCGCGCCGTTCGGAAGGCCGGGGCGCCGCACAGGACGAGCTGCCTGACAGCGCCGCGCCGTCGAGCCTCTATGGCGACAACAGCCTGGCCGCCGCGGCCGGCGAGCCGCCGCGCGATGCGGACCGGGTGGCGCTGCCGCTGCTGGGCAGCGCCAACGCGGCGCAGCAGCAGCGCCGCCTGCTGATCCTGCTGGCTCTGGGCGTGGTGCTGCTGGCGCTGATGGCCGGCTGGCTGCTGCAGCAGTCGGAGCGCTCGGCCCAGCAGCTGGCCGCCAACGGCCAGGCGCTGATGCAGTCGCAGCGGCTGGCGAAGTCGGCGTCGCAGGCCATGACCGGCAACGGCCCGGCCTTTGACGGCGTGCAGGAAAGCGCGGGCGTGCTGGCGCGCAGCGTGCGCGCGCTGGCTGGCGGCGATGCCGGCCTGGGCGTGCAGCCGCTGGGCGGCGAGTACGCACCGGCGCTGGCGGAGATCACGCCGCTGATGGAACGCGCCGAGAGCGGTGCGCAGAAGGTGCTGGCGCAGCGCCAGGTGCTGACGCAGGTCGGCGACGCGCTGCGCGCGGTCAACCGCCAGTCGTCCGAGCTGCTCGAAGTGGCCGAGACCGTGGCCTCGCTCAAGCTGCAGCAGGGCGCCTCGCCGGCCGAGATTTCCGCGGCCGGCCAGCTGGTGATGCTGACCCAGCGCATCGGCAAGTCGGCCAATGAATTCCAGACCGCCGAAGGCGTGAGCCCCGAAGCCGTGTTCCTGCTCGGCAAGGACCTGAACTCGTTCAAGGAAATCACCGAAAGCCTGCTCAACGGCAACGCCGAACTGCGCCTGCCCGCGACGCGCGATGCGCAGACGCGCGAGCAGCTGCAGGCCTTGATTGCGCTGTATGAGCAGACGCGCACCGGCGCCAGCGCCATCCTGGGCAACCTGCAGGGCCTGGTGGCCGCGCGCGAGGGCCAGACCACGATCAACAACGACAGCGAAGCGCTGCGCCGCGCGCTCGAGGGACTGCAGACCCAGCTGCGCGAGACGGCCGGGCTCGGCGCGGGCCAGTTTGCGCTGCTGGCGCTGCTGGGCCTGTTCGTGCTGCTGTGCGGCGTGGGCATCTCGCGCGTGCAGCTGGCCGACAGCCGCAACCGCCAGGGCGCGGCCGAGCTGCAGCAGCGCGATGCGCGCCGCCAGGAGCATGAGGCGCGGCGCGTCAACGACGCCAACCAGGCCGCCATCTTGCGGCTGATGAACGAGTTGCAGTCGGTGGCCGAGGGCGACCTGACGCAGGAGGCCACGGTGACCGAGGACATCACCGGCGCGATTGCCGACTCGGTCAACTACACCGTCGAGGAATTGCGTGTGCTGGTGGGCAGCGTGCAGAACACCGCGACGCGCGTGGCGCAGACCACGGCCCAGGTCGACAGCAAGTCCACCGAGCTGCTCGCGGCCTCGACCGAACAGCTGCGCGAGATCCGCGAGACCGGCCGCTCGGTGCTCGACATGGCCACCCGCATCAACGAGGTCTCGGCCCAGGCGCAGGAATCGGCGGCGGTGGCGCGCCAGTCGCTGCAAGCCGCCGACCAGGGGCTCAAGGCGGTGCAGAACACCATTGGCGGCATGAACTCGATCCGCGACCAGATCCAGGACACCTCCAAGCGCATCAAGCGCCTGGGCGAGTCCTCGCAGGAGATCGGCGAAATCACCGAACTGATTTCCGACATCACCGAGCAGACCAACGTGCTGGCGCTGAACGCCGCCATCCAGGCGGCCTCGGCCGGCGAGGCGGGCCGCGGCTTCTCGGTCGTGGCGGAAGAAGTGCAGCGCCTCGCCGAGCGCTCGGCCGATGCGACGCGGCAGATCTCGGTGCTGGTGAAGGCCATCCAGACCGACACCCAGGATGCGGTCGCGGCCATGGAGCGCTCGACCCAGGGCGTGGTGCAGGGCGCGCAGCTGTCCGATACCGCGGGCACCGCGCTCAGCGAGATCGACAGCGTGTCGCGCCGGCTCGCCGAGCTGATCGAGCAGATCTCGCAATCCACCTCGCGCGAGGCCGACCTGGCCAACGGCGTGGCCGACAATATCCAGCACATCTTCGTGGTGACCGAGCAGACCGGCGAAGGCACGCGCAGCACGGCGCAGCAGGTGCGCGAGCTGTCGCACATGGCCGAGGAGCTGCGCCAGTCGGTGGCCCGCTTCAAGATCGCCTGA